A single window of Pseudanabaenaceae cyanobacterium SKYG29 DNA harbors:
- a CDS encoding ribonuclease HII, producing MELVVGVDEVGRGAWFGPVVGGAVLYTPCLWDLGVRDSKKLSPRQRQQLSELIQKQTQWGIGVVGVAEIDKFNILAASLLAMERAIKALGVTPHHCLVDGRDRLGWQEVSPLPQTAIVGGDALSVVIGAASIVAKVYRDSLIAQMAHHYPGYDLANNKGYGTPKHRQAVIQLGLSDQHRRSFRMRGQGGNSLFE from the coding sequence ATGGAGTTAGTGGTGGGGGTAGATGAGGTAGGCAGGGGGGCGTGGTTTGGTCCCGTAGTAGGGGGCGCAGTGCTCTACACCCCTTGTCTTTGGGATTTAGGAGTAAGGGATAGCAAGAAGTTGTCCCCCAGGCAACGGCAACAGCTATCAGAACTAATCCAAAAACAGACGCAGTGGGGCATAGGGGTAGTAGGGGTGGCAGAAATCGACAAATTTAATATTCTGGCGGCGAGCTTGTTAGCGATGGAGCGAGCAATTAAGGCGCTGGGTGTAACACCCCATCATTGTTTAGTGGACGGACGCGATCGGTTGGGTTGGCAAGAAGTTTCTCCCCTTCCCCAAACTGCCATTGTAGGTGGAGATGCTCTCTCAGTAGTAATCGGGGCGGCTAGCATTGTTGCCAAAGTCTATCGGGATAGCCTAATTGCCCAGATGGCACACCACTACCCTGGCTATGACTTGGCCAACAATAAGGGCTATGGTACACCTAAACATCGCCAGGCTGTAATCCAGTTGGGTTTGTCTGACCAGCATCGCCGATCGTTTCGTATGAGGGGGCAGGGTGGAAATTCTCTGTTTGAGTAA
- a CDS encoding chemotaxis protein CheW codes for MATNADLQLGDRREPSVQGEVFFDLGDTPAEFVPIAQEEPVGELHLRFFVPSGKEYALPAIEIREVLECSPDRINPMPNTSPLILGMINLRGRVIWVCDLGQFLGDPNPVNTDRAELPVVAIEAGGMVLGAVVDRIGVVAWLDPEQLQPIENPLNRFVKGEWHLPDNQVVQLLSAEEILRSPRWINPQLQ; via the coding sequence ATGGCAACCAATGCTGATCTGCAGCTAGGGGATAGGAGGGAACCAAGTGTACAAGGGGAGGTATTTTTTGACCTTGGCGATACCCCTGCGGAATTTGTACCTATTGCCCAGGAAGAGCCAGTTGGAGAACTGCACCTGCGTTTTTTTGTCCCCTCCGGCAAAGAGTACGCTCTCCCTGCTATTGAAATTCGTGAAGTCCTAGAGTGTTCCCCCGATCGGATTAACCCCATGCCCAATACTTCACCCCTGATTCTAGGCATGATTAACTTACGAGGGCGAGTTATTTGGGTCTGCGACCTGGGGCAGTTTCTAGGTGACCCTAACCCTGTCAATACCGATCGAGCAGAACTACCAGTTGTAGCGATCGAAGCTGGGGGCATGGTGTTGGGGGCAGTAGTCGATCGCATTGGCGTAGTGGCTTGGTTGGACCCCGAGCAATTGCAGCCAATTGAAAACCCCCTCAACAGGTTTGTCAAAGGAGAATGGCACTTACCGGACAACCAAGTAGTTCAGCTACTGAGTGCTGAAGAGATTTTACGTTCCCCCCGTTGGATCAATCCCCAGTTACAGTAA